In Erwinia tasmaniensis Et1/99, a single genomic region encodes these proteins:
- a CDS encoding AAA family ATPase, with amino-acid sequence MSATSHQAEKIAVRAGKMLTALTEQIRAQKQELHEDVYFQVYAKAALSKLPKLTRANVDYAVSEMEENGYKFDKRSAGSSTKYAMNLQNIIDIYHHRGVPKYRDRHSEALAVFVGNLKGGVSKTVSTVSLAHGMRSHPHLLFEDLRILVVDLDPQSSATMFLNHSRAVGVVETTSAQAMLQNVSREELLNEFVVQSVVPGVDVIPASIDDAFIASGWESLCREHLPGQNPHAVLRDNIINKLKTDYDLIFIDSGPHLDAFLNNAIAAADVLMTPVPPAQVDFHSTLKYLTRLPELVSIIESSGCECRLRANIGFMSKLSNKPDHKMCHSLAKEIFGGEMLDVALPRLDGFERCGESFDTVISANPSTYVGSSEALKNARSAAEDFAKAAFDRLEFLRIN; translated from the coding sequence ATGAGTGCTACGTCACATCAGGCTGAAAAGATAGCGGTTCGGGCAGGAAAGATGCTGACCGCGTTGACAGAGCAGATCCGTGCACAGAAACAGGAACTGCACGAAGACGTTTACTTCCAGGTTTACGCAAAAGCAGCCCTGTCAAAGCTCCCTAAGCTGACACGTGCCAACGTAGACTACGCAGTAAGCGAAATGGAGGAGAATGGCTATAAATTTGATAAACGTTCAGCCGGATCCTCAACAAAATATGCCATGAATCTCCAGAATATCATTGATATTTACCACCACAGGGGGGTTCCAAAATACCGTGACAGGCATTCTGAAGCGTTAGCGGTATTTGTCGGAAATCTCAAAGGGGGTGTATCGAAGACTGTTTCAACCGTTTCCCTTGCTCACGGCATGCGCTCCCATCCACACCTTCTTTTTGAAGACCTGCGTATCCTGGTCGTAGATCTTGACCCACAGTCTTCGGCAACGATGTTCCTCAACCATTCCCGAGCCGTTGGCGTGGTGGAAACAACTTCGGCTCAGGCAATGCTTCAGAACGTGTCCCGTGAAGAGCTTCTGAATGAGTTTGTCGTGCAATCCGTTGTACCCGGTGTTGATGTCATTCCAGCCTCAATTGATGATGCGTTTATCGCATCGGGATGGGAATCTCTGTGTCGAGAACATCTTCCGGGCCAAAATCCGCACGCTGTTCTTCGAGACAACATCATTAATAAACTGAAGACTGACTATGACTTGATCTTCATCGACAGTGGCCCTCATCTTGATGCGTTTTTGAATAATGCGATTGCTGCAGCCGATGTGTTGATGACTCCGGTGCCCCCTGCCCAGGTGGACTTTCACTCAACACTCAAATACCTGACCAGATTACCTGAGCTTGTTAGCATCATCGAATCGTCAGGATGTGAATGTCGCCTGCGGGCCAACATTGGTTTTATGTCAAAGCTGTCCAATAAGCCGGATCACAAAATGTGCCACAGCCTGGCGAAAGAGATATTTGGCGGTGAAATGCTTGATGTGGCTCTTCCGCGTCTTGATGGTTTTGAACGGTGCGGAGAGTCCTTTGATACGGTTATTTCAGCTAACCCCTCTACTTATGTGGGCAGTAGTGAGGCGCTTAAAAACGCCCGCTCAGCAGCTGAAGACTTTGCTAAAGCAGCGTTTGACCGACTCGAATTTTTACGGATTAATTGA